The Agrobacterium vitis region CCGAGGCGTCTGCACCGGCCTTGTCCAGCTATGAGCGGATCTACTGGATTGCTGGCGGCCTGCCCAAGCAAGGCGGGATTGCCAGCCTTTCGCCGCTGTTTCCACGTATTGCCAAGGCCTATCTGATCGGTGAGGCGGCGTCCAGCTTTGCTGCGACGCTCGGCAATGCCGTTTCTTACGAGATATCCGGCACGCTGGACCGGGCGGTTGCCCATGCCAGCGCCGATGCGCAAGACGATATGAATGGCGGTGAGGTTGCGGTGATGCTCTCCCCGGCTTGCGCAAGCTTCGACCAGTACAAGAATTTTGAAGTCAGGGGCGAAGCCTTCGTTTCGCTGGTAGCCGGGCTTGACGATGTGACGATGCTGATCCAACAGGCTTCAGGAGAGACATGACATGGTAAGCCGTGCAGAACGTGGAGCTTTGGCGGATTGGTTCTGGACCATTGACCGGCTCTTTCTGGTAACATTCATCGTGCTTCTGGGCATCGGTTTCATGCTGTCCTTTGCCGCGTCTCCGGCGGTGGCCGAGCGCATCGGGCTGGACAGTTTCCACTTCGTGCGCCGTCAGGCCGCCTTTACCATTCCCTGCCTGGCGACCATGGTCGGCCTGTCCTTCCTGTCGCCCCGGCAGGTGCGCCGCGCCGCGGTCCTCATCCTGCTTGCCTCGATCGCCCTCATGATCCTGGCGCTGTTCTTCGGGCCGGAGGTCAAGGGCGCGCATCGCTGGATCAATTTCGGCAGCCTGTCGATCCAGCCTTCGGAATTCATGAAGCCCGCCTTCGTGGTGGTTTGCGCCTGGTTGTTTGCCGAACATGCCCGCCAGCCGGATATTCCGGGCAATTTCTTTGCTATCCTGCTGTTCATGGTCGTCGTGGCGCTGTTGATGGTCCAGCCGGATTTCGGCCAGACCATTCTGACCTCGGTGGTTTGGAGCGGCATGTTCTTCATGGCGGGCGTGCCGTGGATCTTCATCATCGTGCTGGCCCTGGTCGGTGGGGCCGGTTCGACAATTGCCTATTATACCATGCCGCACGTGGCTGGCCGTATCGACCGATTCCTGACCGGCGAGGGCGATACGTTTCAGGTGGATACGGCGCGTGAGGCGATCATTCGCGGCAACTGGTTCGGGGTTGGTCCGGGTGAAGGCATCGTCAAGCGGATCATTCCCGATGCCCATACCGACTTCATCTTTTCGGTGGCTGCCGAGGAATTCGGCATCATTTTCTGCCTGCTGCTGGTGTCGATCTTTGCCTTCCTGGTTATTCGCGGCCTTGGCCATGCCTTTCGCGAGCGCAACGACTTCAACCGTTTTGCGGTGGCCGGGCTGATCCTGCAGATCGGCGTGCAGTCGATGATCAATATCGGCGTTAATCTGGAACTTCTGCCCGCCAAGGGCATGACGCTGCCCTTGATCTCCTATGGTGGTTCTTCCATGGTGGCGATTGGCGTTACGGCGGGCTTCATCCTGGCACTGACACGCCACCGGCCGGAAAAGCGCTCGCAGGAGCGACGCTTGTTCAGGTCGGTCCAGGGTGTTCCAGCAGAATAGGCCAGCGGAGTAAATCATGACCAAAGGTCTCATTCTTCTTGCCGCCGGGGGAACCGGCGGCCATTTGTTTCCGGCCGAAGCGCTGGCTCATGAGTCTGAGAGCCAGGGGCTATAGCGTGCATCTGGTGACTGACAGCCGCGCCGAACGCTATGCGGGCAAGTTCCCAGCCGACGCCATCCATGTCGTGCCTTCTGCCACCATTGGCTCGAAAAATCCGATTGCCGTGGCGAAAGCGCTGCTGACATTGTGGCGCGGCTACCGTGCTGCCCGTACCTTGATCGCAGGCCTGAAACCCCTTGTGGTCATCGGCTTTGGCGGCTATCCGACCATCCCGCCCTTGCTGGCGGCGCGCGCGCTTGGCGTTGCCACTGTTATCCATGAGCAGAACGCTGTGATGGGCCGGGCCAACCGGTTTCTGGCACCCAGGGTCAAGGCGATTGCCGGTGGCTTTTTGCCAGCGGGCGGTGCATATGCCGACAAGACCGTGGTGACTGGCAATCCCGTGCGGCCTGCCGTGCTGGCAGCCTCCGAGACGGATTATCAGCCGTCCGGCGATGGCGATCCATTCGAGCTTGTGGTGTTTGGCGGCAGCCAGGGCGCCCAGCATTTTTCCAATGCCGTGCCGAGCGCCATCTGCATTCTGGACGATGTGTTGCGCGCGCGCCTGCGGATAACGCAGCAGGCACGGCCTGAAGATGCCGACCGGGTGAAGGCGCTTTATGAGAAGTTGAAGGTTCCCGCGTCGGTCTTGCCGTTCTTCGGCGATATGGCCGAACGGATCGGCGCATCGCAAATGGTGATTTCCCGCTCCGGTGCGTCTACCGTATCGGAGCTTGGCGTGATTGGTCGCCCTGCGGTGCTGGTGCCCTATCCCTATGCGCTGGATCACGACCAGGCCGCCAATGCGGCGGCGATTTCCGGTCAGGGCGGTGCGGTTGTCGTGCCGCAATCGGATCTGACGCCGGAAAAGCTGTCGGCACTGTTGAAGGACTGGATGACCAGCCCGGCTAAGCTGGCCCATATGGCGGCTTCGGCACGAAGTGCGGGACAACCGCAGGCAGCAGGCTTGCTTGCCGATCTGGTTCAGACTATTGCCGAAGGCAAGGACGTGAAGACTATGAAGGACGTGAAAGCATGAAAATGCCGAAGAGCATCGGTCTGGTGCATTTCATCGGGATCGGCGGGATCGGCATGAGCGGCATTGCCGAAGTGCTGCACAATCTTGGCCATCGGGTACAGGGATCGGACCAGGCGGAAAGCGCCAATGTGCAGCGCCTGCGTGCCAAGGGCATCGAGGTGTTTGTCGGCCACAAGCCGGAAAACCTGGGTGATGCCGAGGTCGTTGTCGTTTCCACCGCCATCAAGAAAGACAATCCTGAACTGGTGGCCGCCCGTGAAAAGCTGCTGCCAGTGGTGCGTCGCGCCGAAATGCTGGCGGAGTTGATGCGGTTCCGCAATGCCATCGCCATCGGCGGCACGCATGGCAAGACGACGACCACCTCGATGGTGGCAGCGCTGCTTGAGGCGGGCCAGCTCGATCCGACCGTGATCAATGGCGGCATCATCAATGCCTATGGCACCAATGCCCGCATGGGCGAGGGTGAATGGATGGTGGTTGAGGCCGACGAATCGGACGGCACTTTCCTGAAACTGCCCGCCGATGTGGCTGTTGTTACCAATATCGACCCGGAGCATCTGGACCATTACGGCAATTTCGACGCCGTGCGCGCTGCGTTTCGTCAGTTCGTCGAGAATGTGCCGTTCTACGGTTTTGGGGTCATGTGCCTCGATCACCCCGAAGTGCAGGCGCTGGTTGGCCGGATCGAGGACCGCAAGGTCGTCACCTATGGTGAAAACCCACAGGCCGACGTACGCTTCTCCAACGTTCGCAATGAAGGCACCAAGTCGATTTTCGATGTGGAGATCCGCCGTCGCCGCACGGGCCGGGTTTTCAGCTTCAAAGACCTGACCCTGCCGATGCCGGGCCGCCACAATATCTCCAATGCCTGCGCGGCCATTGCGGTGGCCAACCGGCTGGATATTTCCGAGGAAGCAATCCGCAAGGGCCTGTCCACCTTCGGTGGCGTCAAGCGGCGCTTCACCTTGACCGGCACCTGGAACGGCGTGCAGGTGTTTGACGATTACGGCCACCATCCGGTGGAAATCAAGGCGGTGTTGAAGGCGGCGCGCGAGAGCTGCAAGGGCCGGATCATTGCCGTGCATCAGCCGCATCGCTTCTCGCGTTTGTCGAGTCTATTCGAGGATTTCGCCAATTGCTTCAACGATGCCGATAGTATTCTGTTGTCGCCAGTTTATGCTGCGGGAGAAGATCCCATCGAGGGCATCGATTCTGAGGCGCTGGTGTCGCGCATCCGGTCGGGCGGTCATCGGGATGTGCGCTATCTGGCCTCGCCGGATCAGCTGGCCGGGATCATTTCGGCCATTGCGCAACCGGGTGACTTTGTGGTCCTGTTGGGGGCTGGAAATATTACACAATGGGCAGCGGCGCTGCCTTCAGAATTGCAAGCGCTTTCGGGAAAATCGGAATGAAACAGGTGGATGGGGAAAAGCTGCTGGCCCGCTTGGGGCCGGGTGTGGATGCGCTGCGGGGACGGCTGACGCCTGACGCGCCGATGGACCGGGTGACCTGGTTCCAGGCGGGCGGTTTGGCGGAACTGATGTTCCAGCCGCATGACAGGGACGATCTGGTCACCTTTCTGAAGCTGCTGCCCGATGATGTGCCGCTGACCGTGGTCGGCGTCGGCTCCAACCTGTTGGTGCGCGATGGCGGTATTCCCGGTGTGGTGATCCGCCTGTCGGCCAAGGGGTTCGGCGGCCTGGAACTGGCAGGCGAAAACCGCATCCGCGCTGGTGCTATTTGCCCCGACAAGCATATCGCCGCCATGGCGATGGACAACAATATTGGCGGTTTCGCTTTCTACTATGGCATTCCCGGCTCGATTGGCGGGGCGCTCAGGATGAATGCTGGCGCCAATGGCGGCGAGACGGCAGAGCGGGTCGTCGAGGTCGAGGCCGTAGATCGCCAGGGCAATCTGCATGTGCTGTCCAAGGCTGACATGGGCTATGGCTACCGTCACTCCTCGGCACCGGAAGGCTTGATCTTCATCAGCGGCCTATTTGAAGGCTTCCCCCAGGAGAAATCTGTGATCCGGGCCGAAATGGACGCCGTGCGTCAGCACCGCGAAACCGTACAGCCGGTCAAGGAAAAGACTGGTGGCTCGACCTTCAAGAATCCGGAGGGCCATTCCGCCTGGGAATTGATCGATGAAGTCGGCGGACGCGGCCTGATGATCGGCGGCGCGCAAATGTCGTCGCTGCATTGCAATTTCATGATCAATGTTGGTCACGCCACGGCCTACGATCTCGAATATCTGGGCGAAACGATCCGTGGTCAGGTATTCGAACACTCCGGCATCAAGCTGCAATGGGAAATCAAGCGCCTTGGCCTGTTCATGCCCGGCAGCGAAGTGCGGCCCTTCATGGGCGCGACGAGCGAATAAGCCAAACGGCTATTTATAAAAAACGCCGCCAGGTGAATCACTTGGCGGCGTTTTTTGTTGTTCAGAATCTGATTCAACTTGGCCAGATTGTTACACTTCGCCCTTGCGGGATGCGAGAATGCAGACCAGCGTGATCACGGCGGCAAGGCCGAGATAGTAGCCGACATAGGCCATGCCGTAATTGGCCTGGAGCCAGGTGGCGGCATAGGGTGCCAGCGACGCGCCGACGATGCCTGCGAAGTTGAAGGTCAGCGAAGCGCCGGTATAGCGGACATTGGTGGGGAAGGGGGCAGACAGAGCAGCCCCGATCAGCGCATAGGTCATGCCCATCAAGGCCATGGAGCCCGCGGCGAAGATTGCCACACCTGTCTCACCTGCGGTCAGCAGAACCGGCAGTAGGAAGGAGAAACCGGCAATCATCACGGTGATGCCGATCAGCGCCTTGCGGCGACCGATCTTGTCGCCGACCTTGGCCGTCAGCGGAATGAAGATGCCGAACACCACCGAGCTCATGATCTGGATTTCCAGGGCGTCGATGAAGGGGATCTGCAAGACCTTGATATTGTAGGACAGCAGCCAGGCCGTGCCGATGTAGAACAGCACGAAGGTAACCAGAGCCACGAAGGTGCCGAGGAACAGGCTGCGCTTGTATTTGCCAAAGATTTCGGCAACCGGCACGGCCACCCGCTCATGGGCTTCCATGGCCTTGCGGAAGGCTGGCGTTTCGGAAATCGAAAAACGCACCCAAAGACCGATGACGATCAGCAGGGTCGAGGCCAGGAACGGAACGCGCCAGCCCCAGGCCAGCAGGTCGTCCTTGGAAATCACATGCAGCAGCAACCAGAAAATACCCGACGACAGAAACAGGCCGACCGGTGCGCCAAGCTGCGGGAACATCGCATACCAGTTGCGCTTGCCTTCCGGGGCGTTTTCGGTGGCCAGCAATACGGCTCCACCCCATTCGCCCCCAAGACCAAAGCCTTGCCCGAACCGGCACAGCGCCAGCAGCAACGGCGCAAATACGCCGATCTGCCCATAGGTTGGCAGAAGGCCGATCACCACGGTGGAAATGCCCATGGTCAGCAGAGCCGCCACCAGCGTCGTCTTGCGGCCGATACGGTCACCGAAATGGCCGAACACCACAGCGCCCAGCGGACGGGCGAAAAACGCGATGGAAAAGGTTGCAAACGAGGCCAGCAGAGCCGTCATCGGATCGCTGTTGGGGAAGAACAGCGCCGGGAAAACCAGCACGGCCGCCGTTGCGTAGACGTAGAAATCAAAGAATTCGATTGTGGTGCCGACCAGGCTTGCCGTCAGGACTCGTGCAGGAGAATTCAATGCAACAGGTGCCAGCGGCTCGGCGGACGGCGATACGGTGCGTATCGCATCAGTCATGGTGATGGGGTCCAATTTGAGTTCAATGGTGGTTTTTCGCAATCATGCCGCATGTCCAAAGAATATCCGGCAGTTGTCGTCAGGCGTTGGCTTTACGCATTCACACGCGTAATTTCAACCTGTTCCCCTTATTCCTATAATAGAAACGACTTTAGAAACGGCTTTTGCCCGGTTCGCTGTCAGGGGATGAATGGCGATCGAAATCCGCATTAGACCGTGGGCAGGAGAGGGCGGCTCATCTCTGCGTGCTTTTGCCCAACCGGAATTTTGTCGGCAGAAGTTTTAATTGACATCCATTATTGTTATTATTTATAAGATATTTATCAATTTCTTGTGCTCGCAAGTGCAATCTGTGGGGCTTGCGGCCGTCAATAGACTGCTCCGGTATTTCCGGCCTTCGATGGTCAGGGTTTATCCGATGCGGCTTCCGGAGGGGCTCCATGAAACGATTTCTTTTTGCCTGTTCTATCGTGCTGATGGCGGGACAAGCCATTGCGCAAGTTCCGCCGCCACCACCAGGTCCAGGTCCTGTGCCACCCGGTCCGGGGGCAATGCCGCCACCGCCGTCCTGCGTCGCGCCGCCGCCTCGCCGGGGCATGCCACCCTTGGTTTGCCCGGTCCGCAGGCCTTTGCCGCCCGGCGCGCCATGCAGCTGCCGGCTTCCTGACGGACGGCGAGTTCCAGGCGTTGTGGAACCCTGATACGGATGTGCTGCCTCTGATCGAAACGTGTCAAATCGCGTTTCGATGTTGGGCGGCGCATGTCCTTGCAAGCCTTGATTTTGCCTGAGCCCACCAGTGTTTGCGTTCTGGGTTTACGTGGTGTGATGAATTCGAAGCCGTGCCGTACAGGGATCTCATCTTTCCCTTGGCACGGCTTTTTGTTGTTCCGGCCATGATGTCGCTGCCGGTAGCCAGCGGACTGTCTCCGTTTTCACCTATCGGCACGACCTTCTTCAATACGGGCCTTTGCCTTGTTTCTCGGGGCCGAACCCATCGGGCGGCCAACGATAACTCCCAGAAAAACAAAAGTAATTTTTGGTCGTTAACACCTGTAAACGGTTCGTTAACCTTAATGGCGTTTTATCATGTCAGGTGCATGAACCGGCGCGATTCGCGCCGCAAGTCGGGCGCAAAGGTAAGGCGGAAAACCGCAATTGTTTTGTTTGGGTGCGTGAATGGCTAAGAAGCATGTTGCCGTATTGCTGGGTGGATTTTCGTCGGAGCGGCCTGTCAGCCTGGCCTCTGGCGCCCCTTGCGCATCGGCGCTTGAGGAGCACGGCTACCGCGTGACACGGGTGGATGTCACTCGCGATATCGCCAGCGTGCTTCAGGAGTTGAAGCCTGATGTGGCTTTCAATGCTTTGCATGGCCCTTTCGGTGAAGACGGCACCATTCAGGGTATCCTCGAATACCTCTCCATCCCCTATACGCATTCCGGTGTGCTGGCCTCGGCGCTGGCTATGGATAAGGCGCAGGCGAAGATCGTGGCGGCGGCAGCAGGTATTCCTGTGGCTTTTGCCCGTCAGATGTCGCGCTTTGATATCGGCAATGTCCATCCGATCGAGCCGCCTTATGTCGTCAAGCCGGTGCGGGAAGGCTCCAGCTTCGGCGTGGTGATCGTCAAGGAAGATCAGTCGCATCCGCCGCAGGTCCTCGGCTCGTCGGAATGGCGCTATGGCGATACCGTCATGGTCGAATCCTACGTGGCTGGCCGCGAATTGACCTGCGGTGTCATGGATGGCAGGCCGCTGGCCGTGACCGAGGTGATCGCCAAGGCCAATACATTCTACGATTACGACTCTAAATACGCCGCAGGTGGCTCGGCCCATATCATTCCGGCGCAACTTTCACCGAAAATTTACCAAAAAATACAAGACTTGTCCGTCAGGGCCCACAACGCGATCGGGTGTCGTGGCGTCAGTCGGTCCGACTTCCGTTACGACGACCGTTTTTCTGAAGATGGCGACTTGATCTGGCTGGAGGTGAATACCCAGCCGGGCATGACGCCAACCTCGCTTGTGCCTGAAATGGCTGCGCATGCGGGCATTTCCTTTGGTGAATTCGTCAGCTGGATGGTGGAGGACGCGTCGTGTTCACGGTAAGCGCCAAAAAATCGGCAAAGGGCAGCAAGGCTGCACCTTATCGCGCGCCCAGCCTGGCGGATGACGGCTTGATGGCTCTGCCGCGCCCTGCTCGCCGGCTGGTGCGGTTCGTCGTCGCTCTCTGCTCAGGCAGGGTGGCTGTGCCGGAACATCTCGGCAAGGTTTCTTTTGCGGCCTATATCCTTGCCGTCGGTGGTTACGGCATCGTCAAGGGCGGTCACTGGCCGGACTTTGCCGAGGCGATGACCTCGACTGCGGGTTTTGCAGTTGAAGACGTCAAGCTGTCGGGCAATGTTCACACATCCGAAATCGATGTGCTGCAATCGCTGGGTCTGGATGGTGCGACCTCTCTGGTGGCCATCGACGCCGATGACGCGCGCCGTAAGGTCGCGGGCCTGCCTTGGGTAGAGCAAGTCGAGGTTCGCAAGATCTATCCGCGCACCATCGAGGTGAATATCAAGGAACGTGAGGCCTATGGTATCTGGCAGCATGGCACCGACCTGTCGCTGATCGAAAAGAGCGGCAGCATCATCGCGCCGCTGCGTGACAATAAATTTGCCACCCTGCCGCTGTTCGTTGGCCGTGATGCCGAAGTGGCAGCCCAGGACATTGCCGGAGAGTTTGCGACCTGGCCTCAGATTACCGGTCGCGTCAAAGCCTATGTTCGCGTCGCCAGCCGTCGTTGGGATCTCTATCTCGACAATGGCGTCGTGGTGAAGTTGCCGGAAGACGATGTCGATGGCGCGATGGCGCGTCTGGCGAAGATGGAAGCGGATCACCAATTGCTGGACCGCGACATCGCTGCTGTCGACCTGCGCCTTTCAGACCGCATGACCGTCCAATTGACGCCTGAGGCGCTGGTGCGCCGTCAGGCTGCGGTGACGGCTCGCGCCAAGGCCCTCGCCAAGGCGGAGAAAGAGACATGAGCGTCTTCGGTTCCTCTTTCGGATTGCCCCGTATGAAACCTCTCTCGCACAAGCGCAGCCATGTCGTTTCGGTTCTCGATATCGGCTCTACTAAAGTGGTCTGCATGATCGGCCGGCTGACGCCGCGCAAGGAAAGCGATGTCCTGCCGGGCCGGACCCATCATGTCGAAGTGATCGGCATTGGCCACCAGCGTTCGCGTGGCATGAAGTCCGGCGTGATCTCCGATATCGAATCGGTGGAAAGCGTCGTGCGGCTTGCGGTGGATGCCGCCGAGCGCATGGCGGGCCTGACCGTCGACAGTCTGATCGTCAATGTCTCGGCTGGCCGGATCGGCTCGGACGTCTATACCGCCACCATCGATCTTGGCGGCCAGGAAGTGGAAAGCGCCGATCTCAAGCGGGTTCTGTCTGCTGCCAGCCACCAGTCGCAACGCCGTGACCGGGTGCTGCTACATTCGCTGGCGACTGGCTTTTCGCTGGATGGCGAGCGCGGTATCCGCGATCCACTCGGCATGTTCGGTGATACGCTGGGTGTCGACATGCATGTGGTGACGGCGGAACGTCCGGCGCTGAAAAATCTCGAGCTTTGCATCAACCGCGCCCATCTGACGGTCGAGGGCCTGGTGGCGACGCCTTACGCCAGCGGCCTTGCCGCTCTGGTGGACGACGAAGTCGAGCTGGGCTGCGCCGCTATCGACATGGGCGGCGGCACGACGACGATCTCGGTATTTGCCGAGGGGAAGTTGATTCACACGGATGCCATCGCCATTGGCGGCCATCATGTCACCACGGATCTGGCGCGTGGTCTTTCGACCCGCATCGAGGATGCGGAGCGGTTGAAGGTCGTCCATGGTTCGGCCTTTGCCAATGGCTCTGAAGAGCGCGATGTTGTTGCAATTCCGCCAATCGGCGAAGACGATCGCGATTTACCGATCCAGGTTCCACGTTCTTTGCTGACGCGAATCATTCAAGCGCGTATTGAAGAGACTCTGGAGATGATTCGCGACCGAATCCACGCATCGGGCTTTAGCCCCGTGGTCGGCAAGCGTTTGGTTCTGACCGGTGGCGCAAGCCAGTTGACCGGTCTTCCGGAAGTCGCGCGGCGGATGCTCGCCCGCAATGTCCGGATTGGCCGCCCGATGGGGGTCTCTGGCCTGCCTGTGGCGGCCAAGGGACCGGCTTTCTCCACTGCGGTAGGTCTGATGATCTATCCGCAGGTGGCCGATCAGGAGATCGCCGTGGGGCAGGGAGGCTTGTTCTCCTCTGGCTCCGGCAACAGCCGCATGATGCGCGTGGGACAATGGTTGAAAGAGAGTTTTTGAGGACCTGCGCCTTGCGGGTGAAAAATCGATTCGGGGCGCGCGATCAAGAGACAAGACATGGCCAGCGTGGCGATGCGGCCAGGGAAAGAAGGAACGGGTAACATGACCATCAATCTGAACAAGCCGGATATTACCGAACTCAAGCCGCGCATTACCGTGTTCGGCGTCGGCGGCGGCGGCGGCAATGCCGTCAATAACATGATCACCGCTGGTCTTCAGGGGGTGGATTTCGTTGTTGCCAACACCGATGCCCAGGCCCTGACCATGACCAAGGCAGAGCGGATCATCCAGCTCGGCGCCAATGTCACCGAAGGTCTCGGCGCCGGTTCGCAGCCGGAAGTCGGCCGCGCTGCTGCCGAAGAATGCATCGATGAGATCATCGATCACCTGAACGGCACCCACATGTGCTTCGTCACCGCCGGCATGGGCGGCGGCACCGGCACCGGTGCGGCTCCGGTCGTTGCCCAGGCTGCCCGTAACAAAGGCATCCTGACGGTTGGCGTCGTCACCAAGCCCTTCCATTTCGAAGGCGCGCGCCGCATGCGTCTGGCCGAAGCCGGTATCGATGCGCTGCAGAAGTCGGTCGATACGCTGATCGTCATCCCGAACCAGAACCTGTTCCGCATTGCCAACGACCGGACGACCTTTGCCGACGCCTTCGCGATGGCTGACCAGGTTCTCTATTCCGGTGTTGCCTGCATCACCGACCTGATGGTCAAGGAAGGCCTGATCAATCTCGACTTCGCCGACGTTCGCTCGGTGATGCGTGAGATGGGCCGCGCCATGATGGGCACCGGCGAGGCTTCCGGCCCAGGCCGTGCGCTTCAGGCTGCCGAAGCCGCCATTGCCAACCCGCTGCTCGACGAAACCTCGATGAAGGGCGCCCAGGGCCTGCTGATCTCCAT contains the following coding sequences:
- the murC gene encoding UDP-N-acetylmuramate--L-alanine ligase produces the protein MKMPKSIGLVHFIGIGGIGMSGIAEVLHNLGHRVQGSDQAESANVQRLRAKGIEVFVGHKPENLGDAEVVVVSTAIKKDNPELVAAREKLLPVVRRAEMLAELMRFRNAIAIGGTHGKTTTTSMVAALLEAGQLDPTVINGGIINAYGTNARMGEGEWMVVEADESDGTFLKLPADVAVVTNIDPEHLDHYGNFDAVRAAFRQFVENVPFYGFGVMCLDHPEVQALVGRIEDRKVVTYGENPQADVRFSNVRNEGTKSIFDVEIRRRRTGRVFSFKDLTLPMPGRHNISNACAAIAVANRLDISEEAIRKGLSTFGGVKRRFTLTGTWNGVQVFDDYGHHPVEIKAVLKAARESCKGRIIAVHQPHRFSRLSSLFEDFANCFNDADSILLSPVYAAGEDPIEGIDSEALVSRIRSGGHRDVRYLASPDQLAGIISAIAQPGDFVVLLGAGNITQWAAALPSELQALSGKSE
- a CDS encoding cell division protein FtsQ/DivIB; amino-acid sequence: MFTVSAKKSAKGSKAAPYRAPSLADDGLMALPRPARRLVRFVVALCSGRVAVPEHLGKVSFAAYILAVGGYGIVKGGHWPDFAEAMTSTAGFAVEDVKLSGNVHTSEIDVLQSLGLDGATSLVAIDADDARRKVAGLPWVEQVEVRKIYPRTIEVNIKEREAYGIWQHGTDLSLIEKSGSIIAPLRDNKFATLPLFVGRDAEVAAQDIAGEFATWPQITGRVKAYVRVASRRWDLYLDNGVVVKLPEDDVDGAMARLAKMEADHQLLDRDIAAVDLRLSDRMTVQLTPEALVRRQAAVTARAKALAKAEKET
- a CDS encoding MFS transporter, giving the protein MTDAIRTVSPSAEPLAPVALNSPARVLTASLVGTTIEFFDFYVYATAAVLVFPALFFPNSDPMTALLASFATFSIAFFARPLGAVVFGHFGDRIGRKTTLVAALLTMGISTVVIGLLPTYGQIGVFAPLLLALCRFGQGFGLGGEWGGAVLLATENAPEGKRNWYAMFPQLGAPVGLFLSSGIFWLLLHVISKDDLLAWGWRVPFLASTLLIVIGLWVRFSISETPAFRKAMEAHERVAVPVAEIFGKYKRSLFLGTFVALVTFVLFYIGTAWLLSYNIKVLQIPFIDALEIQIMSSVVFGIFIPLTAKVGDKIGRRKALIGITVMIAGFSFLLPVLLTAGETGVAIFAAGSMALMGMTYALIGAALSAPFPTNVRYTGASLTFNFAGIVGASLAPYAATWLQANYGMAYVGYYLGLAAVITLVCILASRKGEV
- a CDS encoding D-alanine--D-alanine ligase; translated protein: MAKKHVAVLLGGFSSERPVSLASGAPCASALEEHGYRVTRVDVTRDIASVLQELKPDVAFNALHGPFGEDGTIQGILEYLSIPYTHSGVLASALAMDKAQAKIVAAAAGIPVAFARQMSRFDIGNVHPIEPPYVVKPVREGSSFGVVIVKEDQSHPPQVLGSSEWRYGDTVMVESYVAGRELTCGVMDGRPLAVTEVIAKANTFYDYDSKYAAGGSAHIIPAQLSPKIYQKIQDLSVRAHNAIGCRGVSRSDFRYDDRFSEDGDLIWLEVNTQPGMTPTSLVPEMAAHAGISFGEFVSWMVEDASCSR
- the ftsW gene encoding putative lipid II flippase FtsW; translated protein: MVSRAERGALADWFWTIDRLFLVTFIVLLGIGFMLSFAASPAVAERIGLDSFHFVRRQAAFTIPCLATMVGLSFLSPRQVRRAAVLILLASIALMILALFFGPEVKGAHRWINFGSLSIQPSEFMKPAFVVVCAWLFAEHARQPDIPGNFFAILLFMVVVALLMVQPDFGQTILTSVVWSGMFFMAGVPWIFIIVLALVGGAGSTIAYYTMPHVAGRIDRFLTGEGDTFQVDTAREAIIRGNWFGVGPGEGIVKRIIPDAHTDFIFSVAAEEFGIIFCLLLVSIFAFLVIRGLGHAFRERNDFNRFAVAGLILQIGVQSMINIGVNLELLPAKGMTLPLISYGGSSMVAIGVTAGFILALTRHRPEKRSQERRLFRSVQGVPAE
- the murB gene encoding UDP-N-acetylmuramate dehydrogenase, with protein sequence MKQVDGEKLLARLGPGVDALRGRLTPDAPMDRVTWFQAGGLAELMFQPHDRDDLVTFLKLLPDDVPLTVVGVGSNLLVRDGGIPGVVIRLSAKGFGGLELAGENRIRAGAICPDKHIAAMAMDNNIGGFAFYYGIPGSIGGALRMNAGANGGETAERVVEVEAVDRQGNLHVLSKADMGYGYRHSSAPEGLIFISGLFEGFPQEKSVIRAEMDAVRQHRETVQPVKEKTGGSTFKNPEGHSAWELIDEVGGRGLMIGGAQMSSLHCNFMINVGHATAYDLEYLGETIRGQVFEHSGIKLQWEIKRLGLFMPGSEVRPFMGATSE
- the ftsA gene encoding cell division protein FtsA — its product is MSVFGSSFGLPRMKPLSHKRSHVVSVLDIGSTKVVCMIGRLTPRKESDVLPGRTHHVEVIGIGHQRSRGMKSGVISDIESVESVVRLAVDAAERMAGLTVDSLIVNVSAGRIGSDVYTATIDLGGQEVESADLKRVLSAASHQSQRRDRVLLHSLATGFSLDGERGIRDPLGMFGDTLGVDMHVVTAERPALKNLELCINRAHLTVEGLVATPYASGLAALVDDEVELGCAAIDMGGGTTTISVFAEGKLIHTDAIAIGGHHVTTDLARGLSTRIEDAERLKVVHGSAFANGSEERDVVAIPPIGEDDRDLPIQVPRSLLTRIIQARIEETLEMIRDRIHASGFSPVVGKRLVLTGGASQLTGLPEVARRMLARNVRIGRPMGVSGLPVAAKGPAFSTAVGLMIYPQVADQEIAVGQGGLFSSGSGNSRMMRVGQWLKESF